A window from Nycticebus coucang isolate mNycCou1 chromosome X, mNycCou1.pri, whole genome shotgun sequence encodes these proteins:
- the LOC128576668 gene encoding 40S ribosomal protein S28-like: MDTSCVQPTDLARVTKVLGRTGPQGQRMQVRMDFMDDPSCSVICNAKGPVCKSEVLTLLGSEQEAPRLR; this comes from the coding sequence ATGGACACTAGCTGTGTGCAGCCCACAGATCTGGCCAGGGTCACCAAGGTGCTGGGCAGGACAGGCCCCCAGGGACAGCGCATGCAGGTGCGCATGGACTTTATGGATGACCCGAGCTGCTCTGTCATTTGCAACGCGAAAGGTCCGGTGTGCAAGAGTGAGGTGCTCACTCTGTTGGGGTCAGAACAAGAGGCTCCAAGGCTGCGCTGA